A stretch of Paenibacillus sp. URB8-2 DNA encodes these proteins:
- a CDS encoding mannose/fructose/sorbose PTS transporter subunit IIB, translating to MEISFVRIDDRLIHGQVATVWVKETKCNKIIAVSDEVAADTLRKTLLLQVSPPGIKAYVVTIDKAIEAYNNPKYADFKTLFLFTNPTDVVRVVEGGVPFKSVNVGGMCYKEGKTQITGAVSVDKQDVDAFRKLHEKGIELEIRKVASDPKVNLMSKIHDL from the coding sequence ATGGAAATTTCATTTGTTCGGATTGATGACCGTCTGATTCACGGCCAAGTGGCAACGGTATGGGTGAAAGAAACGAAGTGCAACAAGATTATCGCGGTCAGCGATGAAGTGGCAGCGGATACATTGCGGAAAACCCTGCTGCTGCAAGTGTCTCCCCCGGGGATCAAGGCTTACGTCGTTACCATCGACAAAGCGATCGAGGCATATAACAATCCGAAGTATGCCGATTTCAAGACCTTGTTCCTCTTTACCAATCCGACTGACGTAGTGCGGGTGGTAGAAGGAGGGGTGCCGTTCAAGTCGGTGAATGTCGGCGGCATGTGCTACAAGGAAGGCAAGACACAGATTACGGGAGCGGTATCTGTCGACAAGCAGGACGTCGATGCTTTCCGCAAGCTTCATGAAAAGGGAATCGAATTGGAGATCAGAAAAGTCGCCAGCGATCCGAAGGTGAATCTGATGTCCAAGATTCATGATTTATAG
- a CDS encoding PTS mannose/fructose/sorbose transporter subunit IIC — MSTFEIVMVALVAAICGMGSVLDEGQTHRPLIACTLIGLVLGDIKTGIILGGTLELMALGWMNVGASMAPDAALASVVSTILVIVGHQSIGAGIAVAIPIAAAGQVLTIFVRTITVFFQHLADKYAESSNFRGIELCHFIALLLQGLRVALPAVLVAVAAETGLVTSLLDSIPEVVTRGLQIAGGFIVVVGYAMVINMMSARYLMPFFFLGFVVAAFTGINLVGFGIVGAVLAILYIQLNPKYNAQSAAVDEIDEL, encoded by the coding sequence ATGAGTACTTTTGAAATCGTAATGGTAGCGCTCGTTGCGGCCATATGCGGCATGGGCAGCGTACTCGACGAAGGACAGACGCATCGGCCGCTGATTGCATGTACGCTGATCGGTCTGGTCCTTGGCGATATCAAGACAGGGATCATTCTTGGCGGCACATTGGAACTGATGGCGCTGGGCTGGATGAACGTCGGCGCATCCATGGCTCCCGACGCCGCGCTCGCGAGCGTGGTATCGACGATCCTTGTTATCGTAGGGCATCAGTCGATAGGCGCCGGTATTGCCGTAGCCATACCGATTGCGGCCGCAGGCCAGGTTCTTACCATTTTTGTTCGAACGATCACCGTATTCTTCCAGCATTTGGCGGATAAATACGCGGAATCATCGAATTTCAGGGGAATTGAGCTATGTCACTTTATAGCGCTGCTGCTTCAAGGTTTGCGCGTCGCGCTGCCGGCTGTTCTGGTAGCGGTTGCAGCTGAAACGGGGCTGGTTACGAGCCTGTTGGATTCTATTCCGGAGGTCGTAACGAGAGGTCTGCAAATTGCGGGCGGATTTATCGTCGTCGTCGGTTATGCCATGGTTATCAATATGATGTCCGCCCGGTACCTGATGCCTTTCTTCTTTCTCGGTTTCGTCGTTGCCGCCTTTACGGGCATCAACCTGGTCGGCTTCGGTATTGTTGGCGCGGTTCTGGCCATTCTGTACATCCAATTGAATCCGAAATATAACGCGCAGAGCGCGGCGGTGGATGAAATCGATGAGCTGTAG
- the manZ gene encoding PTS mannose transporter subunit IID encodes MEDKKLTKKDLNSMFVRSWFLLGSFNFERMQSIGFCVTLIPAIKRLYSKKEDQKEALKRHLEFFNTQPFISAPIMGVTAAMEEQKANGQEIDNATISGVKVGLMGPLAGVGDPIYWGTLRPVFAALGASIALTGSIVGPLLFFLLFNVCRLATKWYGLKYGYEKGTEIVSDMSGNRLRKLTESASILGLFVMGALVSKWTSINVPLVVSKYTGADGKEVITTVQMILDQLMPGLLPLLLTFLCMKLLKKKVNAIALIFALFAVGIIGYALGVLA; translated from the coding sequence ATGGAAGATAAGAAATTAACTAAAAAAGATTTAAACAGCATGTTTGTTCGCTCTTGGTTTCTGCTCGGATCGTTCAACTTTGAACGGATGCAGTCGATCGGCTTCTGCGTCACGCTGATCCCGGCAATCAAACGGCTTTACAGCAAGAAAGAAGATCAAAAAGAAGCTTTGAAGCGACATCTGGAGTTCTTCAACACACAGCCGTTTATTTCAGCCCCGATTATGGGGGTAACGGCCGCAATGGAAGAGCAAAAGGCCAACGGACAGGAAATTGATAACGCTACCATAAGCGGTGTGAAAGTCGGCCTGATGGGTCCGCTCGCTGGTGTAGGCGATCCGATTTACTGGGGAACCTTGCGTCCGGTATTCGCGGCGCTCGGCGCTTCCATCGCCCTGACCGGCAGTATTGTCGGACCGCTCCTGTTCTTCCTCCTCTTCAACGTTTGCCGTCTGGCGACCAAGTGGTACGGCTTGAAGTACGGTTATGAGAAGGGAACGGAGATTGTTTCCGATATGTCGGGCAACCGGCTGCGCAAGCTTACGGAATCGGCTTCCATACTTGGACTCTTCGTCATGGGCGCGCTGGTTTCCAAATGGACTAGTATCAACGTGCCCCTGGTAGTCTCCAAATATACGGGCGCGGACGGCAAAGAAGTGATTACTACGGTCCAGATGATTCTGGACCAATTAATGCCGGGACTGCTGCCTCTTCTGCTGACTTTCCTGTGCATGAAGCTGCTGAAGAAGAAAGTGAACGCAATCGCCCTTATCTTTGCATTATTTGCGGTAGGCATTATCGGATATGCGCTGGGCGTATTGGCATAA
- a CDS encoding serine/threonine-protein kinase, whose product MEKLVEAIQEELLKHLVLESVQPEDPIKVRNVPGPWVLLGSGNYAAVLLHPEYEDYAVKVYAPGRPGLTEEAEVYRRLGAHPAYSVLYHAGPNFLLLKRLRGITFYDCIKRGISITDQSIRDIDEALKYAVSRGLHPHDVHAKNVMLGDGRGLIVDISDFLKQEDCTMWNDFKKAYSRLYRPVASFGVFPVPDTVLEAVRKGYRLWRRKRS is encoded by the coding sequence ATGGAGAAGCTGGTGGAAGCCATACAGGAGGAACTGTTAAAGCATTTGGTCTTGGAGAGCGTTCAACCGGAAGACCCGATCAAGGTCCGAAATGTTCCGGGGCCATGGGTGCTGCTCGGATCGGGGAATTATGCGGCGGTGCTCCTCCATCCCGAATACGAGGATTATGCGGTGAAGGTGTATGCGCCCGGAAGACCGGGCCTTACGGAAGAAGCGGAGGTTTATCGGCGTCTCGGCGCTCACCCCGCTTATTCGGTGCTTTATCATGCCGGACCTAATTTTCTGCTGCTCAAGCGGCTTAGGGGAATTACCTTTTACGACTGCATCAAAAGGGGGATTTCCATTACTGATCAGTCCATCCGCGACATTGATGAGGCATTGAAATATGCAGTTTCACGGGGGCTTCACCCCCATGATGTCCACGCTAAAAATGTAATGCTGGGGGACGGGCGCGGCCTGATTGTGGACATCTCGGATTTTCTGAAGCAGGAAGACTGCACCATGTGGAACGACTTCAAAAAAGCGTACAGCCGCCTGTACCGGCCGGTAGCCTCCTTCGGGGTGTTTCCGGTTCCGGACACGGTGCTGGAAGCGGTCAGGAAAGGTTACCGGTTGTGGAGGCGCAAACGGAGCTGA
- a CDS encoding 1-phosphofructokinase family hexose kinase, translated as MIVTLTVNPSVDASTGIHEVVPDHKLRCREATYKPGGGGVNVSRAIHRLGGEALALYTSGGLHGQLIHQMLEKEGVSHQAIPIQGQTRENLIVLEESTGQQFRFDMPGPTFNEEDRQRCLDQLNKLTAKPDYLVLSGSLPPGCPADFYARIIRSVKDWNCRVIVDTSGEALQLAADAGVYLLKPNARELEELTGMKLTGDDELKAAAKRLIAEGRTEAVIVSLGAKGAFMISKEGTEHISAPKVPVASVVGAGDSLVAGVVHRLEQGGPLAEAVRFGIAAGAAAVMNPERELCKREDTERLFKSMTQN; from the coding sequence ATGATTGTTACTTTGACCGTTAACCCAAGCGTAGACGCCAGCACCGGAATCCATGAGGTCGTTCCCGACCATAAGCTCCGCTGCCGTGAAGCGACTTATAAACCCGGAGGCGGCGGGGTTAACGTCTCCAGAGCCATCCACAGATTGGGAGGAGAGGCTCTGGCTCTGTATACATCGGGAGGTCTGCACGGACAACTTATTCATCAAATGCTGGAGAAAGAAGGCGTTAGCCATCAGGCAATTCCGATACAAGGACAAACGAGGGAAAATTTAATTGTACTGGAGGAGTCGACCGGGCAGCAGTTCCGGTTCGATATGCCGGGTCCGACATTCAATGAGGAAGACCGGCAGCGGTGTCTCGATCAATTGAATAAGCTAACGGCCAAACCGGATTATCTTGTCTTGAGCGGCAGTCTGCCCCCCGGATGTCCGGCAGATTTCTACGCCCGGATCATCAGGTCCGTTAAGGATTGGAATTGCCGGGTAATCGTGGATACATCGGGAGAAGCTCTTCAACTTGCAGCCGATGCGGGCGTGTATCTGCTAAAGCCCAATGCGCGCGAGCTTGAAGAGTTGACCGGAATGAAGCTAACGGGCGATGATGAATTGAAGGCTGCAGCGAAGAGGCTCATCGCGGAAGGCCGGACCGAAGCGGTCATCGTCTCGCTGGGAGCCAAAGGGGCTTTTATGATTTCTAAAGAAGGAACCGAGCATATTTCCGCTCCCAAGGTTCCCGTTGCCAGTGTTGTGGGCGCGGGCGACAGTCTGGTAGCCGGAGTCGTTCACCGGTTGGAGCAGGGGGGACCTTTAGCGGAAGCCGTCCGCTTCGGAATTGCCGCCGGAGCGGCTGCCGTTATGAATCCCGAGAGGGAGCTGTGCAAACGGGAGGATACCGAAAGGCTGTTCAAGAGCATGACGCAGAATTAG
- a CDS encoding carbohydrate ABC transporter permease, with translation MSELDNQWSLPAGTRRASAGAGLRTVSLKRLRIRENMLAYAFLAPSLLLFGVFLFYPLLRSVYLSLYSTDPAGRVASFVGTENFKALFTSGLFLDGIRVTALFALLTVPSGMLIALVLAAFTHNLLRGKRLFQFAFSLPMVLSVGSAAVIWKFLFHPSLGMLNYGLEQAGFAPVPWLISPKWALLSVSLMTVWMNLGFNYIIISSGMQGIPDDMYESAKIDGAGPVAMFRQITIPLLSPTLFFVLVVSIISAFQSFGQINILTQGGPMNSTNVFVYSIYREAFVNFRFGTGSAQALMLFLVIMLLTLVQFKWVERKVHYQ, from the coding sequence ATGAGCGAGCTTGATAATCAATGGAGCCTTCCCGCTGGAACAAGAAGGGCTTCTGCCGGTGCCGGCCTGCGGACGGTTTCGTTGAAAAGGCTGAGAATACGGGAAAATATGCTTGCCTATGCCTTTCTGGCGCCTTCGCTGCTGCTGTTCGGGGTGTTTTTGTTCTATCCTCTGCTGCGATCGGTCTATCTTAGTCTGTACAGCACGGACCCGGCTGGAAGAGTGGCTTCATTTGTCGGGACGGAGAATTTCAAGGCACTGTTTACCTCCGGCCTGTTCCTGGATGGCATTCGCGTGACCGCGCTGTTTGCGCTTCTCACCGTTCCGTCAGGGATGCTGATCGCTCTCGTGCTTGCGGCTTTTACCCATAATCTTCTGAGGGGCAAACGGCTGTTCCAATTCGCATTCTCGCTTCCGATGGTGCTTTCCGTCGGTTCCGCGGCCGTCATCTGGAAGTTCCTGTTTCATCCGTCGCTTGGCATGCTGAACTACGGACTGGAGCAGGCCGGTTTCGCGCCGGTTCCCTGGCTGATCAGCCCGAAGTGGGCGCTGCTCTCCGTCTCGCTTATGACCGTCTGGATGAATCTTGGCTTTAATTACATTATTATTTCCAGCGGCATGCAGGGCATTCCCGATGATATGTACGAGAGCGCCAAGATCGACGGTGCAGGTCCGGTGGCGATGTTCCGCCAAATTACGATTCCGCTTCTGTCTCCGACTCTGTTCTTCGTTTTGGTTGTATCGATCATAAGCGCCTTTCAATCATTCGGACAGATTAATATTTTGACCCAAGGCGGTCCGATGAACAGTACCAATGTCTTTGTCTACTCCATTTACCGGGAGGCCTTCGTCAATTTCCGGTTTGGAACGGGCAGTGCGCAGGCGCTAATGCTGTTCCTGGTCATCATGCTCCTTACCCTGGTTCAATTCAAATGGGTCGAAAGGAAAGTGCATTATCAATGA
- a CDS encoding carbohydrate ABC transporter permease: MKKHTAEQAAVYLILTVTAVFVLYPVVYSFFLSVMKPEEASAFPPSIVPHTFNPANFIDVFGIVPIAAFIGNTFLVSGIVMAGQLITASLAAYAFAKMDFKGKGFIFSLFVASMMVPWEVTMIPNYLTVRSLNWLDTYQGLTVPFLATAFGTFLLRQFFLQLPKELFEAARMDGCGHIRYFVLHVLPLSRPAIGTLAVYSFLNMYNSYLWPLLITNSEMMRTVQIGISMLEFQESTSWNLVFAGITLAILPSLLLLVFGLKQLVRGMSAGALKG; encoded by the coding sequence ATGAAAAAGCATACCGCTGAACAAGCCGCTGTCTATCTTATCCTCACCGTGACTGCCGTATTTGTGCTGTATCCGGTGGTGTACAGCTTCTTTCTGTCCGTGATGAAGCCGGAGGAAGCAAGCGCCTTTCCGCCGTCAATCGTTCCGCATACGTTCAATCCGGCAAATTTCATCGACGTATTCGGCATCGTGCCGATCGCAGCCTTTATCGGAAATACATTTCTCGTATCGGGCATCGTTATGGCCGGCCAGCTCATTACGGCAAGCCTTGCGGCTTACGCTTTTGCCAAAATGGATTTCAAGGGTAAAGGCTTCATTTTCAGCCTGTTTGTCGCTTCGATGATGGTTCCCTGGGAAGTGACGATGATCCCGAATTATTTGACGGTCCGCAGCTTGAACTGGCTCGACACCTATCAGGGCCTTACGGTTCCTTTTCTGGCGACGGCGTTCGGCACTTTCCTGCTGCGCCAGTTCTTCCTCCAGCTGCCGAAAGAGCTTTTCGAAGCGGCGAGGATGGACGGCTGCGGACATATCCGCTATTTTGTGCTGCATGTGCTGCCGCTGTCCCGGCCTGCGATCGGCACCTTGGCCGTCTATTCCTTTTTGAATATGTATAACTCCTATCTGTGGCCGCTGCTGATTACGAATAGTGAAATGATGCGGACGGTGCAGATCGGCATATCCATGCTGGAATTTCAGGAATCGACGTCGTGGAATCTGGTGTTCGCCGGAATTACGCTCGCCATTTTGCCTTCGCTGCTGCTGCTTGTATTCGGTTTGAAGCAGCTGGTGCGCGGCATGTCGGCGGGAGCGTTGAAAGGTTAG